The Stackebrandtia nassauensis DSM 44728 genome includes the window ACGAAACCGGCGGCCATGCCCGTCAGCGAGACCAGTCCGGCGCGACGGTTCTGGTTGAGGGTGCGCGACACCAGATAGAACATGTTCGGACCCGGGGTGAGCACCATGCCGAGAGCGATGGCGGCGACACCGGCGATCGCACCGAGACTGACCACTGTGAACTCCTTTGGGGCCGGGGGGCGTGGCAACTCTAGGCACGGCTTGCCGTGCGGGGCCAGGAATTGCGGGCTGGCGGTGACCAAACTCTCCGTCGGCGGCTCGTCCAACGCCCCGAGCGGCGAAAATTGTCGGACGTCAATGGTTTGATCGCTATGTGTACATGGCGGTTACGGCAGACGGGAGCGGCGGCTGGCTGCTGCCCCTCGACGACGACGGCGCGCCCGCGCAAGCGCCGCGCCAGGTCGCCGACCTGGCCGCGTCCGTCGCCGAGATCGAGGCCGCCCAGGCCCCGCGCTGGGTGCTGGCCGACACCGCCGAGCTGTACCCGCCGCTGCTGCGTGCCGGGGTGCGGCTGGGGCAGTGCCACGACGTGTCGCTGATCGAGGCGATCCTGATCAGCCGCCAGGGACAGGCGGGCCACCCGCACCACCTGGCCGCCGCCCACGCCCGGATCCACCAGCTGCCGATCCCCGAGCGAGTGACGGCGGTGGCGCCCCGGCAGGCCACCCTGTTCGACGACGACAGCGCCCGGCCCGACGCCCGCGCCGAGCTCGACGTGCTGGCCGAGGTGTTCGCCGACCAGCGCGCCCGCATGACCGCCGACGAGTCCTCGGTGCGGCTGCTGGTGGCCGCCGAGTCGGCCGGTGCGCTGATCGCCGCCGAGATGACCCACGTCGGGCTGCCGTGGCGCGTCGACATCCACGACGCGGTGCTGGCCGACCTGGTCGGGCCCCGGCCCGTCAAAGGCATGCGCCCCAAGAAACTCCAGGCCATCGCCGACCAGATCGCCGCCGCCTTCGACCACCCCTTCAACCCGGACTCGCCGCAGCAGGTCCTGGCCGCGTTCCGCAAGGCCGGGCACCCCATCGAGACCACCCGGGCCTGGGAACTCAAGACCATCGACCATCCCGCGGTGCCGCCGCTGCTGCGCTACAAGGAACTGTCGCGCGTCCACTCCGCGCACGGCTGGAACTGGCTGTCGGAATGGGTCGGCGACGGCCCCGGCGGCCCCGACTCCCCCGCCAAACGATTCCGGCCCCGCTACGTCGTCGGCGGCGTCGTGACCGGACGCTGGGCCACCGACGGCGGCGCCGCGTTGCAGATCCCCAAGGTGATCCGGGCCGCCGCCACCGCCGACGCCGGTCACAAACTCGTCGTCGCCGACGCCGCCCAACTGGAACCGAGGATGCTGGCGGCCATGTCCCAGGACCCGGGCATGATCGCCGCCGCCGAGGCCGACGACATGTACGCCGCCCTGGCCCCCACGTTCGACGGCAGCCGCGACGACGCCAAGATCGCGCTGCTGTCGGCGATGTACGGCGGCACCGCGGGCAACGCCACCGCGCTGCTGACCGTGATGCGGCGCCGGTTCCCCACCGCCTACGCCTACGTCGAGCAGGCCGCCCGCGACGGCGAGAAGGGCGGGCTGGTGCGCACCTGGCTGGGCCGCACCAGTCCGGCGCCCGGCGACGGCTGGTGGAACGCGCTCACCGGCCCCGGCGGCACCCGCTCGGCCCGGGACCGGGGCCGCTTCACCCGCAACTTCGTCGTGCAGGGCACCGCCGCCGAATGGGCACTGTCCATGATGGCGTTGCTGCGCAGTCGACTGTGGGAGCGGGAGCTGGGAGATCTGGTGTTCTTCCAGCACGACGAGATCATCGTCCACTGCGAACAGTCACGGGCCGAGACCGTCGCCGGGCTGATCCAGGAATGCGCCGACCAGGCCACCCGGCTGCTGTTCGGCCGCCTCAGCATGCGGGTGCCGTTGAGCGCCGCGATCGTCGACTCCTACGACAAGGCCAAGTAACCAGTCCAGTTTCACCGTCACCGGCCGCGACGGCTGCGGGCGCGGGTCGTTCGACAACCGGGCGCAGCGCTCCACGTCATAGCGTTTGCCGTCGTAGCAGAGCTTGTCGCGTTGCCGTCCCTCCGGCAGGAACCCGGCCTTGTGCGCCACCCGCCCCGAACCCGGGTTGTTGGACCGGTATCCCAGTTCCAGCCGGTGTAGCCGCAGCTCGTCGTGCAGCCACGGCAGCAGCCCGCGCAGCGCGTCCGGGGCGATGCCCCGCCCCCGCACCCTCGCGCTGGTCCAGTACGAGATCCAGCCGCAGTCGTGGTGGTTGATGTTGGTGACGGCGATGTTGCCCACCGGGACGTCGTCGGTGCCGCACACCGCGAACCCGTAACCCGACTCCCGGTTGTGCAGCGCCACCGCCCACGCCAGCCACTCCCGCGCCACCGTGAGGGTCCGCACCGGTTGCCGCCACTGCTGGTCCATGTCCGGGGTCACGAAGGCCGCCAGGACGGCTTCCACATCAGACTCGAACCAGGGGCGGAGGACAAGGGACTCACCGGCGTGGAACGGCATCCCGGAATTGTCACACGCACACGAAAAGGTGCGGATGGCCCTCCGAGCCCGGGCCACCCGCACCTGGGTGTGTGGAATCAGGTCGTCAGCCGGCGAATCCCGCCGTGATGCTCGTGAACTCCCACTCCTTCTGGTCGATGCCGCTGCAGTTGGACGTGGTCCCGCCGCCAGGGCAGGGACGGTCCCGGTTCAGAGCCCAGAAGGTGAAGCGCGCCAACGAGTTCTGCTTCGCCCAGTCCCGGATCTTGGTCCAGGTGTCGGGCGAGGTCTCCTCCGACTGGTCCGACATCCCGTTCATGCCCGAGATGCCCATGTGCGCGTACGCTTCGGCGTCGTCCCAGCCGTATGTCTTCTTCAGCTGGTCCCGCAGCCCTTCGGAGGCCGCGATCGTGTCGGTGTAGATGTCGGACGATCCGAAGTCGAACGGCATGATCGTGAAGACGTCGATATTGGCCTGGAGCTCCTTCGACTTCTCGATCAGGTGCACGCCGTGCTCGTTGGGGCCGGTCTTGCCGGTCCCGAAGGTCACGATCGTCTTGATGTCCGGGTTCTTCTCCTTGACGATCTTCAGGGCGGACAGGATCCGCTCCTGCACCTCGTGGTTCTCGAACTCGTCGGTGTTCTCGATGTCGACGTCGATCGCCTTGAGTCCGTAGGCGTCGATGACCTTCTGGTAGGCGCCCGCCAGTTCCTCGGGGCTGCCGCAGCGCGGGCCGAGCTTGTCGCCCTGCCAGCCGCCGATCGACGGCATCACGTCACCGCCGTTGGCGCGCACCTCCTCGATGACCTTCTGGTCGACGCCACCCTCCAACGGCCGCTGCGAATCCCAGGAGGGGTTGCAGGTGCCGTCGGAGAGGATGAACGCCATCGTGAACGCCTTGACGCCGGTGGCGTCCATGACGGTCTTGACGTCGGGCGGGTCGCCCCAGCCCTCGAACAGATACGGGGCCGCGGCCATCTCCGCCGCACTGAGATCGGGGCTCGTCGAGGTGCCGGATCCCGACGAACCTTCGGTCTCGTTGGCGAACGCGTAGCCGGTGCCGCCGCCGACGGCCAGCACGGCGGCCGCGCCGAACGCGACCAGTCTTGTCCTGCGTTTCATGGGCTTGTTCTCTCCTGCCTGGTGATACGAGGCGCGGATGCGGTGCCCCTCAACAATTAAGAGTCTTTATACATCCGCATGCGTCAATGTATCTGTCGGCTTGTGTCGGAGTCAACAGCCGCAAACGCTCACCGGAAGGGTTTTAAACTGTTTTAAGGCAACAAAAAAGTGGAGCGGCCTCCCGAAGGAAGACCACTCCACTCTCGCTCTGGTCGTGATGATGTCTGAATCTTCGAACCTATTTCCGCAGGTCAAACGCCTGCATGAACAGGTTTGTGGACCCCACACCGGTCAGGTGGATAATCCTGGACCCCACCACCCTGCCCCGGCCCCAGCGGCTCCCGCACAACCGTGGGCGCTGCACCGCCGTTTGCGCCCTGAAGACATCGAGGCGATCGTGACGGGTTTTCTTGCGGGGCAACGGCAAGTAGATTTGGCTGCTGCGTTCGGGATAGGACGCACCAGCGTAAAGCGGTTGCTGCGAGAACGTGGTGTGCGGCGCGGCCGCTGATCAATAATGCGGCGTGAGCATTCGAGATTGCTCGCCACCATTCGTACCTTCAAACCACTCCGTGGATGTCGCGAACCTTGCTGGATCACTGAACGCAATCTCCCAGCCCGATTCGCTGGGTCAAGGCGCCGCGTGTCATACCTGTCACAGCCTTGCGATACAACGAAACCAGGTCACACGACCAACTCTGTGAAACGAGGAACTGTGGGAGATCGTGACTACCGTATCGGCAACGATCGCGGACTATTTCTGTTCGGCAAGGGCTACTGCTACTTCCCAAAATGTCAGGTTCGCGCTTTGCGCGAGGTTGGTGACAACCTTGTTACCCAGGTTCAACGCGCCCACATCTACGCTGCCAAAGCGGGTGGCTTGCGTTACGACCCCATGATGACCGTTGAGGAACGCAAGAGCCACCGCAACCTCATCCTGCTGTGCTACCCGCATCATGCCGAAGTCGACCTGAATACGAACCTACACAAGTACCCCGCATCCCTACTCCTGCAATGGAAGAAGGACCGCGAAGGCGACCAGCTTGAAGCACTTCGTGGGCTCGAAGGGCTGAGCCAGGAAAAGTTCGAACGCATGCTCATCGACTCGGTGGCGAGCGCGAAGTCCGAAATCCTTGGGGCAATCAGCGACTTGCCCGAAGAGATCGGGGATCTCTTGCGCAATGAACTCGACAAGGCATTTCGGGGCCCCGAACTCGACAAAGACGCTATCTACTCCCTCAACCACGCAACGACTCTGCTTGCGAGAATGGAGTTTCCTTATCAGACCGATGCTCTGTGGAAGGCCGCCAAATTGTTCTCGCAATTGGTTTCCGACACCGGACTCGGCCGCCTCCCTGACGCGCTCCAGAGTTCGAACTTCCGCCGACTGCCCGGCATTATCGACGAACTCGAACGTCAGGCAGACCTGCCAGACTCCTTGGACAGGTCTTTGTCTAACTTGGATAAGGCTCAACGCACGATCGAGCGACTCGAGAACGTTACCGAGCAACTTGCTGATCAATCGATAACAGACATCGTTGACAGAGGTCGTTTCTGGGACTACCTAAAGATCGGCGCAGTTGTCGGGTTCGTCGCGGGTCTTCTGGTTGCTGGAGCCGTCGCTTACCTCATCTCGCTGGGCGCACAGTAGCTTGCAACACTACGTTGATCGCCTGCTGGGCAGCGCTGTATCCGAAACGCGTTTATGTAAGCGAAACTGCGTGTTGACGCTGCCGTCCAACCCTCAACTTGGGCCTCGATTCCGGTAACACATCATCGTATTTCATTTCTGCCCAGGATTGGCAGCCTTGAGCGTCTTGGCCATAGACTCCAAGGCTTCAGCTGCATGACTGATGGTCTTGCCAGCGGCAGAGGTCTTCTTGAGTTGCGGCAAGTCAAGTTCGTATGTCAGCGTTTCGAGTTTCTCGTTCGAGTACAGTCCGTGCGCATCCACAGTGACTTGGACAGGGCTGTCACCGTTTGAACCTAGAAACGTAACCATTGCCCCCAGAGGCCGTACAAACTGTGCGCCCGGCGGAAGAGACTTTATTTTCCACTCGCCCAGCGGCGGATCATCCGGACCTCGTTCAATGACAAGAGGTCGGCTGAATTTGATGTGCACATAGGTGGCCACCGTCGGCCCCTCATTACAGACAACAAGCATTGCAAGTCCCTTCGTATGTTCAGCCGAACGGATATCCGCGAACACATAGGGCTGCATCTGGTCAAGGTGGACTTCCTTCGCATGATCCACAGCAGCTTTCGCGATTCTTGTCTGAAGAATCGTAAGAACGAACGCGCCGACAGCTACGGCAGCTGCCACCCACGCCGCGCCGGTTTCTGAAAACATGGTGATCTCCAATCTCGTACGGCAACGTTATGGATCGGATACGACACAGCGGTAGGGACTTTTGGCCGGGTCGCGGCTGCCAGTAGGACATGCAGGACTCGGTCAGTGCCGCTTTTGGCCGCTGTCTCGCCAAGGTTCAAGGGCGGTTCGGTCGCATCCACGTCGGCCCAGGTTGCGTCGCGTACATCGAGGGTGCCGGTTTGAAGATCAGTCCGTCCCACAGGTCAGTGATTTCGATGAAAACCACCTCGGCCTTTCCCTGGTAAGTTTCTAGCTGTTCCATTCGTATTGGATTTCTCTTTGGCCATTTGAGCGGCTGAACTCGTAGTTCCTTAGCCCGAGGTTTCTCTCGCATGAGGCGATGGCGGTTCCGATCACGCCTGCGAAGTTCTTGTCATCCCACCGCCACGGGTGGCTCTGGCTACCGGGCGGTTGTGAGAGGTCGGGGTTTGTCAAGACTAGTGGCATGTTTGGTAGAACTCTGCCGTTACGTGTTTGGATTGGTTTTGATTGTTCAACGAGCTCGCGCAGTTCGTCGATCTCGTGGGAGGAGAACTCGTCCTTAAGGGTTGCGAATAGGAGGAGGCACCGTACGCCTTTCTCAGACAGTTTGTCCTGTAGAAATCTCAGGTTGGCGATGTCGTTCGCGTCGATGTAGTTGGCAGTTTTTACCTCGCCTAGCACAACCGTCCAGTCGTGGTCGGGCAAATAGACCGCAACATCGACCTCTACGGTCTTTCGGTCTATCGAAACTTCCAACCCAAGCATGTGGGACAGAGGGGGTTCCTCGATGTGCCTCAACTGGCTTAGGAAAGAAGTTGTAGCTAGCGCTGGAAGTAGTGCCTGTACTTGGTCAGCGCGTAGATGGGCTGCCAACCTGTAACGCCACTCAG containing:
- a CDS encoding bifunctional 3'-5' exonuclease/DNA polymerase — its product is MAVTADGSGGWLLPLDDDGAPAQAPRQVADLAASVAEIEAAQAPRWVLADTAELYPPLLRAGVRLGQCHDVSLIEAILISRQGQAGHPHHLAAAHARIHQLPIPERVTAVAPRQATLFDDDSARPDARAELDVLAEVFADQRARMTADESSVRLLVAAESAGALIAAEMTHVGLPWRVDIHDAVLADLVGPRPVKGMRPKKLQAIADQIAAAFDHPFNPDSPQQVLAAFRKAGHPIETTRAWELKTIDHPAVPPLLRYKELSRVHSAHGWNWLSEWVGDGPGGPDSPAKRFRPRYVVGGVVTGRWATDGGAALQIPKVIRAAATADAGHKLVVADAAQLEPRMLAAMSQDPGMIAAAEADDMYAALAPTFDGSRDDAKIALLSAMYGGTAGNATALLTVMRRRFPTAYAYVEQAARDGEKGGLVRTWLGRTSPAPGDGWWNALTGPGGTRSARDRGRFTRNFVVQGTAAEWALSMMALLRSRLWERELGDLVFFQHDEIIVHCEQSRAETVAGLIQECADQATRLLFGRLSMRVPLSAAIVDSYDKAK